From Candidatus Flexicrinis proximus, a single genomic window includes:
- a CDS encoding xanthine dehydrogenase family protein subunit M: protein MKAFDYVAAQSIDEVTTLLAQDGPQVRLLAGGTDLLVQMRENRRSADVVVDIKHIPELSELSYDPGTGLTIGAAVSCLRICDDPAVAAHYPGLVDAVRLIGGTQIQGRATLGGNLANASPAADSIPALIVHEAVCVIMGPNGLRSVPVESFCRAPGQTVLQKGELLVQLRLKPPVKGFGAHYLRFIPRNEMDIAVVGAGAAVVLSEDGTHFRSARVAVAAVAPIPLFVREAGERLAGQAVSDQAIEEAAQIAGRAATPISDIRGTAEQRKHLTVVLTRRALHAACERARRSL from the coding sequence ATGAAAGCATTTGACTATGTTGCGGCCCAAAGCATCGATGAAGTGACAACCCTGCTTGCGCAGGATGGCCCGCAGGTCCGGTTGCTTGCCGGGGGGACCGATCTACTCGTCCAGATGCGGGAAAACCGGCGGTCGGCCGACGTGGTGGTCGATATCAAGCATATCCCCGAACTCAGCGAACTGTCTTACGATCCCGGCACAGGGCTGACGATTGGCGCTGCGGTGTCGTGCCTGCGCATCTGCGACGATCCGGCGGTCGCGGCGCACTATCCGGGTCTCGTCGATGCCGTGAGGCTGATCGGCGGCACGCAGATACAGGGGCGAGCGACGCTTGGCGGCAACCTTGCCAATGCTTCGCCGGCCGCTGATTCGATCCCGGCGCTGATCGTCCATGAAGCGGTGTGCGTCATTATGGGGCCGAACGGCCTCCGAAGCGTTCCCGTCGAGTCGTTTTGTCGCGCGCCCGGCCAAACCGTCCTGCAAAAAGGGGAACTTCTGGTTCAACTGCGCCTCAAACCGCCGGTCAAGGGATTCGGCGCGCATTATCTCCGCTTCATTCCGCGCAACGAGATGGACATCGCTGTCGTCGGGGCTGGCGCAGCCGTCGTACTCAGCGAGGACGGGACGCACTTCCGCTCGGCACGGGTCGCAGTGGCCGCGGTCGCGCCGATCCCTCTCTTTGTCCGTGAGGCGGGTGAGCGGCTTGCCGGACAGGCCGTGTCGGATCAGGCCATTGAGGAAGCCGCCCAGATCGCGGGTCGGGCCGCCACGCCGATCAGCGATATCCGTGGAACCGCAGAACAGCGCAAGCATCTGACCGTTGTGTTGACGCGCCGGGCGCTGCACGCGGCCTGCGAGCGCGCCCGCCGGAGCCTATAG